The following proteins are encoded in a genomic region of Nicoliella spurrieriana:
- a CDS encoding ABC transporter ATP-binding protein encodes MAEEQYKIKVQNVTKEYDLFKTQTDKLKSFFSINNRNVPHFWSLMGVSFTVKPGEALGIIGVNGSGKSTISNIISGIIPQTTGQVDVKGDTSIVAINSGLKKNLTGRENIRLKSLMQGLTNPEIDEMMDDIISFADIGDFVDQPVKSYSSGMKSRLGFAIAVHIKPDILIIDEALSVGDDTFYQKCVDKISEFRKEGKTIVFVSHALKQVELLCDRVAWINYGKLKEIGPTEAVIKQYRQFTAWFKKLSKKDKKKFEKQQKDIQKHFDINAYEQEVVKQTAAEHPDDHNVSGEVKHRFYSSVISEKMTLSSKILSFAVALAVVFFCLVNVSGHRISHVVAKPASLFKPTKVLEVPNNRTHETKLVYKNHHQK; translated from the coding sequence ATGGCAGAAGAACAATACAAAATTAAAGTACAAAATGTAACGAAGGAATATGACTTATTCAAGACGCAGACTGATAAATTAAAGTCCTTTTTTTCAATTAATAATCGAAACGTTCCCCACTTCTGGTCGCTAATGGGGGTCTCATTTACCGTCAAACCCGGTGAAGCATTAGGAATTATCGGGGTCAATGGTTCTGGTAAATCGACCATTTCTAATATTATTTCGGGAATCATTCCCCAAACGACTGGCCAGGTCGATGTGAAGGGGGATACTTCAATCGTTGCGATTAATTCCGGATTGAAGAAAAACCTGACTGGCCGGGAAAATATTCGGTTGAAGTCGTTAATGCAGGGACTCACTAATCCAGAAATCGATGAAATGATGGATGATATTATTTCATTTGCTGACATTGGTGACTTCGTCGATCAACCAGTCAAGAGTTATTCCAGCGGGATGAAGTCACGACTTGGGTTTGCGATTGCGGTGCACATTAAACCTGATATTTTGATTATTGATGAGGCGCTATCGGTGGGGGATGATACCTTCTACCAAAAGTGTGTCGATAAGATTTCTGAATTTAGAAAAGAGGGTAAGACGATTGTCTTCGTTAGTCATGCTCTCAAGCAGGTAGAATTACTATGTGACCGGGTTGCTTGGATTAACTACGGAAAATTGAAGGAAATTGGTCCGACCGAAGCGGTGATTAAGCAATACCGTCAATTTACAGCCTGGTTTAAAAAGCTAAGTAAGAAGGACAAGAAAAAATTCGAAAAGCAGCAAAAGGATATTCAAAAGCACTTCGACATTAATGCTTACGAGCAAGAAGTGGTTAAGCAAACGGCTGCTGAACATCCAGATGATCATAATGTGTCAGGAGAAGTAAAGCACCGTTTTTATAGTTCCGTGATTAGCGAAAAGATGACGTTGTCATCTAAAATCCTGTCCTTTGCTGTAGCATTGGCAGTGGTCTTCTTTTGTCTCGTCAATGTTTCTGGACATCGAATTAGTCATGTAGTGGCCAAACCAGCGAGTCTTTTCAAACCAACAAAGGTGTTGGAAGTGCCAAATAATCGGACGCATGAAACTAAGCTGGTTTATAAAAACCACCATCAAAAATAA
- a CDS encoding glycoside hydrolase family 73 protein — MKRKFKAMLTGLLVLALGSNSLVVHNAKADTASDFINQLTPVVKEVAQKYNLYPSLMMAQAALESGYGQSSLSTKDYNYFGIKGSYDGQSDNLKTAEYNSSGSIYYTTAAFKKYPNPQSSLEDYAQLLRNGLVGSANFYSGTWKENTKSVDDAATALVGKYATDPNYANKLIKIINQYNLTSLDVGTTEKSNTVADGTTSGASSSATNSSDDNSVKISASNSGVGTTNNAATISAKASTSDATVNYASVDADQRVSLSSRFNQQSLYDQIPQDDQNVKTTGWPSNLSAGSAVYVDRVGTVKGSGSSQTWYRIRFTKDNNAQKYWVKSAALTFATAKYYKLSPTIAANLIRKRVVYNHIYETNPLASKLSDPSLAGQASLATNMISIVKNKNSSQLWVRYKTGAGKNAWIQLKRISGTQTFTVNTTKKLSAQYGKYTLYNNVPGTKNAQPQSWNSVSESQISSVKINSLAVNVAKKTIWAHIQIGSQWYWIDNSALN, encoded by the coding sequence ATGAAACGAAAATTCAAAGCAATGCTAACGGGACTCCTTGTCCTAGCGCTTGGTTCAAATTCGTTGGTAGTACATAATGCTAAAGCTGATACAGCTTCTGATTTTATTAATCAATTAACTCCGGTAGTGAAGGAAGTTGCGCAAAAGTATAATTTATACCCGTCGTTAATGATGGCTCAAGCAGCCCTGGAAAGTGGTTACGGCCAGAGTTCACTCTCCACTAAGGATTATAACTACTTCGGAATCAAGGGGAGCTATGATGGACAATCTGATAACTTAAAAACAGCTGAATACAATAGTAGTGGCAGCATTTATTACACTACTGCCGCCTTTAAGAAGTATCCAAATCCACAAAGTTCATTGGAAGATTACGCTCAATTGCTTAGAAATGGGCTAGTGGGATCCGCTAATTTTTATTCTGGAACCTGGAAGGAAAATACTAAATCGGTTGACGATGCTGCCACTGCCTTGGTTGGCAAGTATGCCACTGATCCAAACTATGCAAATAAGTTAATTAAGATTATTAACCAGTATAATTTAACTAGTTTAGACGTGGGCACGACCGAAAAGAGTAATACGGTTGCGGATGGGACCACTAGCGGGGCTTCTAGCTCGGCTACCAACAGCAGTGATGATAATAGTGTTAAGATTAGTGCTAGTAACTCAGGGGTTGGCACTACTAATAACGCAGCAACCATTAGTGCGAAGGCATCCACTAGTGATGCGACGGTTAATTACGCGTCTGTTGATGCCGATCAAAGGGTATCGTTATCCAGTCGATTTAATCAACAATCCCTTTATGATCAAATTCCTCAGGATGATCAAAATGTTAAAACTACCGGTTGGCCTTCCAATCTAAGTGCTGGTTCTGCAGTTTATGTTGACCGTGTGGGTACCGTTAAGGGGAGTGGTAGCAGTCAGACTTGGTATCGGATTCGGTTTACTAAGGATAATAATGCTCAGAAGTATTGGGTTAAATCTGCAGCGTTAACGTTTGCCACGGCTAAGTATTATAAATTATCCCCGACGATTGCTGCAAACCTAATTCGAAAGCGGGTCGTATATAACCACATTTACGAAACTAACCCGTTAGCTAGTAAGCTTAGCGACCCCAGCCTTGCTGGGCAGGCGAGTCTAGCTACTAACATGATTAGTATCGTTAAAAATAAAAATAGTTCTCAATTATGGGTGCGTTATAAGACCGGTGCTGGCAAGAATGCTTGGATTCAGCTAAAACGAATTAGTGGGACCCAGACGTTTACTGTTAATACCACTAAGAAACTAAGTGCTCAATATGGTAAATATACCCTCTATAATAATGTTCCAGGGACTAAGAATGCGCAGCCGCAGTCTTGGAATAGTGTCTCCGAAAGCCAGATTTCCAGTGTGAAGATAAATTCATTAGCCGTGAATGTGGCTAAAAAAACGATTTGGGCCCATATTCAAATTGGGAGTCAGTGGTATTGGATTGATAATTCTGCTTTAAATTAA